From Chrysemys picta bellii isolate R12L10 chromosome 1, ASM1138683v2, whole genome shotgun sequence:
TGAACCTTTTGCAGACTTTCACCATCTATTTCTCTCCCACAACAGTGAGAAAAACTCTCCCTTTCTCTTTGGCttctcatccctccccccccacacccacatacAGTTGGTCTCCTAACTCAATCCCCCACTTAGGACATGATATGGACAGGACATGATGCTGCATGTCTACCTTGAGTGGCCTGGTTACAAGGCTTAGCAGCTACTCTCAATGTCTTTAAGGTACCTGGGGATAGGTTTCTATTTGTATGTATCTCAAATGAAAAACCACATAGCACATAAAACCTTTGGGGAAATAATGCCCCAGGGTTCCCGCTCCCATGGTCTTTTGCTGTTGCTAACTGGTTTCTAGGTTTATAGTACAGCAATAGATCATTACACACCGACTCCTGCCAGAGCAATCTACAGTCCATTTCTTGCCACCCTTGTAAATATTTCTGTTAGGTTGCTAGATTTCCACGTGTCCCAGCTAACAAACAATGCCTTCATTGCTGTTTTTAAATCGGTAGCACACAAGGAAATAATtactcggggggagggatagctcagtgttttgagcattggcctgctaaacccagggttgtgagttcaatccttgagggggccacttagggatctggggcaaaaatcagtacttggtcctgctagtgaaggcagggggctggactcgatgaccttccagctctatgacatagagatatctccatatattatattatttactACCAATATCTCCGTTCTGTAGCCCTCGCAAGAGTTGGATtgattgttcactctgcttggtTGGAAGCAGGGAAAAGAGCTCTGGTTCGACAATTTACTGCTCATCTGTTATTTGGCTGAGCTGAGGCTTATGTCATCATATaacgtaatgcacattggaaaacaatcccaaccaTACagacaaaataatggggtctaaattagccgttaccactcaagagagatattggagtcatcatggatagctctctgaaaacacctactcaatgtgcagcagcagtcaaaaaagctaacagaatgttaggaaccattaggaaagggatagataataaggcagaaaaataTAGTGCCATTATACAAgtccatgatacacccacaccttgaatactgcgtgcagttctggtcaccccatctcaaaaaaaaaaaaaaagatatattgaattggaaaaagtacaaagaaggtcaacaaaaatgattaggggtatgaaaccgcttccatatgaggagagattaaaaagactgggaaggttcaccttagaaaagagatgactaaggggaaatatgatagaggtctatataaTCATGTTTGGAGTGGAGACAGCaaataaggaagcgttatttaccccttcacataatataagacccaggggtcacccaatgaaattaataggcagcagtttaaaaacaaacataaggaagtacttcttcacacaatgcagtcaacctgtggaactcattgcgaGGGGATATTGTGatggctaaaagtataactgggttcaaacaagaattagataagttcatggaggatacgtccatcaatgactatgagccaagatggtcagagatacAACCCAATGCTCTGACtgcccctaaatctctgactgccagaagctgtgaatggacgacaggggatggatcaatcactaattctgttcattccctctgaagccagccactgttggaagacaggatactgggctcacaggaccattggtctgaacccttatggccatttttatgttctgatACATACCttgatctagcctgatttctgTTCTCAGTGTGAAAGACTAAGTCTTGAAAGTGCAAGTGCTGCATGGCCACTGATAGCACTGATTGCGAGCTAGTCCAGAGACAAGAAAATCTTTCACGGTCTGATTTTCTTAAGAGGTCCTCAGTTGAACTAAAACTGGGATAACTGTATatgatttcagagtaacagccgtgttagtctgtatccgcaaaaagaagaacaggagtacttgtggcaccctgttcttctttttgtatatGATTTATATACCTCTCTGCCTATGATGCTCTAAAAAGCAGCTGTCTGCATGACTAAATTTGGTGAATTATTTTTATTCTGGCTGGAGTTGGTAACTGTGGTATTGAACACAGGAACTAAGAGCAGGAGACTCTCCTGTGCtcctggctgggcaaggagacaaaTTGGGAACCAGGAAGGAACTGAGATCAGACAAGGAGCCAGTGGGGAAGactagctgggcaaggagactggactaaggcctggtctacactaggcgtttatgtcgaagttagcgccgttacatcgaattaaccctgcacccgtccacactgcgatgctatttagttcgacatagaggtctctttaattcgacttctgtactcctccccgacgaggggagtagcgccaaattcgacatggccatgtcgaattaggctaggtgtggatggaaatcgacgctaatagctccgggagctatcccacagtgcaccactctgttgacgctctggacagcagtgcgagctcgtatgctctgaccagccacacaggaaaagccccgggaaaatttgaattggaattccttttcctgtctggccagtttgaatctcatttcctgtctggacatcgtggcgagcacagcagcactggcaacgatgcagagctctccagcagtgatggccgtgcagtctgtgaatagaaagagggccccagcatggactgatcgggaagtcttggatctcatcgctgtgtggggcgatgagtccgtgctttccgagctgcgatccaaaagacggaatgcaaagatctacgacaagatctctaaagacatggcagagagaggatacagccgggatgcaacgcagtgccgcgtgaaaatcaaggagctgagacaaggctaccagaagaccaaagaggcaaacggacgctccggatcccatccccagacatcccgtttctatgaggcactgcattccatcctcggtgcggccgccaccactaccccaccagtgaccgtggactctgaggatggggtagtgtccacggccggttcctcggacacgttaggggacgtggaagatgaggaaggagatgaggagggcgaggcagtcggcagcgctcacaacgctgatttccccgacagccaggatctcttcatcacccttacagagatcccctacgaagcgtccccagccgttaccccggacacagaatctggtgaaggatcagccagtaagtgttgtaaacatctaaacatttatttttaacaaaacaggaatattaacaatttaaagaatgggttgttcatgattagtgtgccctatgcgcttaacggtttagtcatgggcagtgcaagttttgaaaaaaaatctagcaatgtccggttttcagtgattgtcctgcacaagccgctctactgtttattccctgctactgcagctacagtaaaatgcggtctatatgtccggggatagagcagtagtcctcctgggatatctccacgaagctctcctggaggtaacttgaaagccgttccatgaggttcctggggagagcggccttattgggtcctccgaagtacgagacgttgccgcgccacgagactatcacgtactcgggaatcattgctctgcatagcagggcggcatacggccctggtctttggaggctttcccggagcattctctgtctgtcgctctcagagatcctcatcagggtgatgtcgcccatggtgacctgcttttaattaggtaggggaatgttagtgttgggactgctttcccgttccttgacagaactgtaaccgctggtttttagccacgcggtggaggcgggagaggggcagccgaaagggatcgttcccggggacagccgcgagggggtgggacaggggcagagttcccgcttgccggattgctggctgcaggaactgacatagctttaaatgtgaaatgaggccagtggtaatctaaaagttttaaactgccacaagtgtacggcttaccatgtctgcctgcaacagaaattccgttgtgctgccccgcttctcaaatgtgctgtgcaagaccccaggcactgaatgcgaaggccgaaaattcgaccttgtgctgagtgcgcatgtgataggtgctgtgcatggtcttgttcacagagaaagactatgttctttgttcacaactacatttttctttctgaggaattcactccctttttcccatttccacagccccatctgtgactgtctcacaacctagcctggaatcacactcccagaggctagcgcggattaggcgtaggaagaggaggacacgggaggacatgttctctgagcttatggcctgttcccaagcccaggcagcacagcagacccagtggcgggagaacttgacccgaatgcaccaagccaacatggatcgggaggagaggtggcggcaggaagaccagcaggcgactcaaacgctgcttggactactgagggagcaaacggacacgctccggcgccttgtggatgttctgcaggaacggaggcaggaggacagagccccgctgcagtccatctataaccgccctcccctgccaccaagtcccatacccacctcacccaaagtgcaaagaaggagaggcggcagagtccctgctaactctcactccacccctgcagagagctcgagagccttctgctactaatttcccaaaatttgaacagttctttccttcccgcctgacacaagcccccgtccaagtttcacctcccaatgccatgtgtagttgataataaaaaatatgtttctgtaaactactgtttcaatcatgttcttttggaggaggatgggaaagggggttggtaattggacaggacagtcacctttggcagggtacatagtcgggggcaggcacagcagcagggcacatacacagtgcattgatgcagtgactagttaccctggttagtctgggaggttgttttcatgttatgtggtggggggtgggttgctctgtgactttgtggcaggggagggcagttacagatcttaagcggcggtccttaggcaggatcacagagccacacagcaggggatctgtaaccgtcctccccctgccacaaagtcacatagacccccccatacacacagtcccgatcaggaggggtgacaggctccgttgaaacaaccatcccactgcagcggagcctgtcaatccttgagtttagaagctgcattcgcgtcactacactacacccgctccgcaccacagtctgcgtcccagttttaaaaaattcccgcgaaaacagtattaaagaaaacggtgtgctttaacaaaaagttgaactatttttatttcgcaacgtgtgttggaaggggggtgaagggggtatgtaactggataggatagtcaacattacctgggtaaagaaacgggggcaggtttagcttctcagtacacaaactttaaagtcacaggttaccctgctcactgaggaactttgctttcaaagcctcccggatgcacagcgcgtcccgctggtctcttctaatcgcccggctgtctggctgtgagtaatcagcagccaggctattttcctcaacctcccaccccgccataaaggtctcccccttgctctcacagagattgtggagcacacagcaagctgctataacaatggggatattggtttcgctgagatcacagcgagtcagtaagcttctccatctccccttgagacggccaaaagcacactccaccaccattctgcacttgctcagccggtagttgaagagttctttttcagtgtccagggcgccagtatagggcttcatgagccagggcattagcgggtaggctgggtccccgaggatgactataggcatctccacatccccaacagttattttgtggtccgggaagtaaataccttgttgcagccgtctaaacagaccagagttcctgaaaacacgagcgtcatgaaccttgcccggccatcccacgtagatgttggtaaaacgtcccctgtggtccaccagtgcttgcagcaccatggaaaagtagccctttcggttaatgtactgggtggcctggtggtccggtgccaggatagggatgtgagttccatctatggccccaccgcagtttgggaatcccatcgctgcgaagccatctatgatcgcctccacgtttcccagggtcactacctttggcagcagtacatcaacgattgccttggctacttgcatcacaacaacccccacggtagatttgcccaccccaaactggttcgcgactgaccggtagctgtctggcgttgcaagcttccagagggctatggccactcgcttctgtacactcagtgcagctcgcaaccgggtgtcactgcgcttcagggcaggggacagcaactcacaaagttcaaggaaagttcccttccgcatgcgaaagtttcgcagccactgggattcatcccagacctgcagcactatgcggtcccaccactcagtgcttgtttcccgtgcccagaatcgccgttccacggcatcaacatgacccattgccaccgcgatgtcctcggcgctgggtcccctgctttctgacaggtccgtgctactctcagacttcaggacatcaccgcggtgccgtagcctccttgcctgacttttctgcatctgcctcagggaaacctgtatgataagctgcgaggcgttgagagcggccacaactgcagcgatggtcgcagcgtgctccatgctcgcagtgctgtggcgtccgcgctgtcaatgactggaaaagtgcgcgaaatgatttcccgccggcgctttcagggagggagggcaggagtgatggacggatgacgacagttacccaaaagcaccctcgacacattttgttacccagaaggcattgccggctacacccagaattccaatgggcagaggggactgcgggaactgtgggatagctgaccacagtgcaccgcttcgaatgtcgacgctttcaccattagtgtggacgcacaaagtcgaattactgtccttagtgtggacacacacgttcgaatttgcaatatcgattacaaaaattcgatgcaagtaaaatcgaactactctcgtagtgtagacaaggcctaatttaCTCATATTTATTAATGAATCCTCAGTACTCTTGTGAAGCAAgtcttattcccattttacagatgggtatttggcactggtgcatccactgctggaatactgtgtcccgttctggtggcaacaattcaagaaggaggttgatcaagtggaaagggttcagagaagagccatgagaatgattaaagaccTAGAGAACATGCCTCATAGTGATAGACAGAcagcttaatctatttagcttaacaaagagaaggttaaggggtgacttgattacattctataagtacctacatggggaacaaatatttaataatgggctcttcagactAACAAAGGTATaatacaatccaatggctggaagtagaaaccagacaaattcagacttgtacatttttaacagtgagtgtaattaaggctttgtctatacttgcaaaacttttgtcgttcagaggtgttaaaaaaacaccaccCAAAAGACAAACGTTTTGTTGACAAACACTGGTGTGAACAGCGACTTGTCAGCAGGCAAGCCCTCCTGCCGAAAACACCAATGCTGCTTGTTGggagtggaagttttttgtcatcaggagagcgctctcctgctgacacacagcggctacactgcgtgCCTTTTAGTGGCACGGCTATAGAGGCACAGCCGTGTTGCTAAAAGAtgtgtagtgtagccatagcctaattcttggaacaatttaccaagggtcatggtggattctccctcactgacaatttttaaatcaagattggatgtttttctaaaatttctgctctaggaattattttggggaagttcggTGTTAaacaggacgtcagactagatgaccacaatggtcccttaaTAAATTCCAAGACCAGAATTAGTGAGTAAAAGATGTTGCCATAGAATATACCAGTAAGTGTCCTGATTCTAAGCATTATAGAATAGATCAGAATTTTGTCCAGGAAAGGACTGTAGACTTTGGCCTTTAGTCCCCCTTAACTGGAAAAACTATTGTTTACAGCTCTTAGACTCTGAAAGGCATAGACAAGCAGaatttacaaatccttgccaatATTTACACTAAAATGGAATGTAGGGTAAGTGCTGGGAGAGAcaatggagaaaaaggatggaaaTACAGTAATTTGATATTGTAGCAATAGCTACATGCGTAGGTGAGTAAATTGATACTAGTAATATGTAATATGGAACTGAATTGTAAGCTCTTGGTGGCAAAGAtggtatgtgtttgtacaatgctgaGCATAGTCATTGCACAACTAATTAAGTCTAGTGGGGACATTAAGTATGAGCAACATTTTAGCCCTCACAATTAGATGTTCCTGAGTTTAATCAGAAAGGTGAAGCATGAGAAGAACCAACCTTTTTGGAAGGATATGCGCCAGGATATTGGGAACATATCTGTCTTTCAGTTGCTATTACCATGATTTGTGGTCATTTTGGAAATTAATACATTGGACAAAAGTATGGCAATATTAATCTGAGCTATTTAGGAAAAGCAACTGTCTAACCCCGTTTCATAAACTTACATAATAGGGACTGCAGCATGGAAAGGGGCAATTTAGAGTTTGTCCTGTTCTTACTGAACTTCTGTAGTGGAAGGCTTTTCTTCTTTGTTATTTTATATGTAATTGAGCATCAAGTAGCAGATCAGTAGCCTGTGTATTTTAACAAGTGCACAAGTGCCTAGAGCTCTTTGGAATTAGGCACTGCAAAGAATTTTAAAGTCTTAAATACTTTAGAATACAAAGAATACTTAGTCTTAAATAAATATTACTACCAACGTACTTCTagggatttctctctctttttttccttccctctctaGTCTGGTAAAAGGAATTGATTTCTATTTTCCTACTTGTAAAATCTGAAGATATGCTGGAGAGGACAGATGGTCTAATAGGAGGAGGACACTTGCTTCAGACTTAGGACACCTGCATGCAATACCCTGCTCCATCACAGgctctctgtgaccttgggcaaatgacttaagcccagatcctcaaaaggtatttaataCCCATGAGGATCTGAGcattagtctctctgtgcctcagtttcccatccataAAAATgggatagtacttccctacctgaCAGATGTGTTGCAAGGATAAATAGATTAAAGATGGTGTGTCACTCTGACACTAAAGTAATGAGAGCCGTATAAGTACCACACATACTGACAGTCTGGCCTATGGGTTTATAGGTCTCAGTATTTTAGTATTCTTGGCCATAGCCATCGATGCCAACTTTTATTTTTCACTGGGGGGTGCTCTGCCCCCACTTCATtccctcccctgaggccccaccctcttTCCGCCTCCACTACGCCCCCTCGCAGAGGCCCCTGCCCACCCgctgcttgctgctctctgccctctgcaagccccttccccagccaccaaacagctgattggtgcagaCTGCCCAACAgttgtggctggtgggtgcttagcacccactatttttttttccattggtgctccagccctggagcacccacagagtcagcacctatggccaTAGCAAATAAattttccctctcaccttttgtACTTTTCTATCTAGCAAAATAAGTTTAACATAATTCAAAATCCCATTACACTGTATGTGATTTTATTTAAACATGGCATTGTGGGCCAGATAAGGGAGAATAATGCTGTTGTGAGAATCCATCACAAGAGAGGAATTTTATTCACACacggtgaaattcaccctgtgcagagaTGCAGCATATGGCCTGTTGCACCACTTAAATATCTCAATGTAAGGCTTGAGTGGTACATAGGCCTCATGTAGGCTCTGCACTGAGGTAAGTTTCAccctaaaataaaaacaaaatacaaattccagggcctgatccaagcacACTGACATTGATGGAAAGACTTCAGCGTACTTCAGACCACAGCCCCAACccttaaaaaacacacacacagaatgatTCTGTCATCAATGCACAGCTTCTCATGACACAGCTGCCCTGTGACTGGCATGTCATAAATTACATGTCTCTGTACTACCCACCAAATGCTATCAAAAAATTGAAATGACCTTTTATATAAAGGTCATTTCATGAGTTCTAATCATGCtccaaaatatttaacatttaaaaatatggctTTGTGAGGGCAACATTTAGAGTAGTTACCAACACCCACCCCCAGAATCAGATTGACTATTGGCATGTTCTATATGGTGAACAGGAAAGTCTCATGTCAGAACTAAAGTAACTGGCAAGATTAAGTAGATTAATGGATAGAGCTGCCCAGTCTCAATCCTGAATTGAGCTGTACAAGCTCAAATTGATTAAAGAAAGCACGCTGGCTGGTATAGGAGAATATAACTTTCTCCAGAGATTAAACCACATTGCTGTTCGCTAAATTGGTGACTTCAGCTGCAcagtaataaatataaattgcATATCTATAGCACCTGTAATCTGGGGATCTCAAAGAGCCTTATAAAtactaagagccagattctgatactctgATTAAGGGAATGAAAACTTGGCTCCACTGAAGGAGTGGCAAAATTCTCATGGACTTctatagggtcaggatttcactcatagTGAATAGGCCTATTTTTGGAGGAAGGTActatttaaatcagtgggactactcatgcgtAACTGCTCAAATCACATTCTCACACTAATTAATTAGGCCTCAAATACTCCTGTGAGACAGAATTCATAACTGTTGTATAGGTGGGAAAATGTCCTGAGAAGTTAAAAGTCTATGTCAGTGGTCATCATGACTGCCAGCAGTGACCAGGCTGAGGGGCCTGAATCCCACACCTACATTATGTCATGAGCATAAAGTAATTACTGACAGGTGGACTTAAATAAACTCACCAGCAGACCCTTAACCTTCTATAACTTATACATTCATGTAGAAACTAAAACTACAGCCATTGTGCTGTTCATGAACCCCCCCAACGGGACAGTAAAGGACTTCAGAGATGAAAATTTTACATCCACGGCTTCCCCTACAGAGCTTGTACCAGTGACTCTCTACACACTTCTGCTGGCTTGGAGCTCACCTCACCCAAATAATCTGAGGAGTCTGGGGCTTTTTCCTCATAGAGGGATACAGGGTTAAAATGTCAACTTGTCCCATTCAGTGTCCTAGAAGAGCATGTGGCACTCTACCTTCTGAGTGACACTGCTTTGATTTCCTGCTCTAAGAACCATCAGAGTAACAGCATCCCTATGCTTGCCTCACTCAAGTGGAGGGTAGGACTGGGAATTCACCTGTTATTTACAACaaaaacaatatttatttaataataaatccCAGTAAGATTTGATTCTAATGTGCCTTCCACTTTCTAGACAGCAAGGCCGTCTAAAATGTGATGCTGCTCATGTTATCAATAGCATCTCTTTACCTCCCAGAACTCTTTACAGTACAAAATTTGGTTTCTGGCCATGCTTTCCAGTGGGCCCAATGAAATAATCAGAGGCAaacttctcattgacttcaagagaAGCAGGATCAATACATCTGTACTGCTTTCTTTTACCCCTCAGTGAAGCACATCTAATCATGTCCCTTGTTTTGCgatttgtgtttttaaatctcCTAGCCTATTTTCTTCATTTATAATACTAAatattctccttccctcctcccacggTCATACGCTCTGTTCCTTTAGTACATCTTTATTCATCTTCATTCTCATTAGATTACTGTCCTCCTCTGTATTCTTCCAATTCCCAGTTCAAAGTCTATTTTTAGTTTCCCTTATTTTAGAGTGGTCGTCTCTGGTAATGCTCAGCACTGCAGCACTCAAACCATCATTAGCAAGGTTACATCCTTTCCTTAttgcatttcaaaatgttttttttaaatccatcttCCTTCACAGATCAAAAGGTGATTTAAATGTATACAGCGTCTGCTATCCAAACACAGACGCCGCTGTAACCACCTTCTCCTTATTTGCTATTCCTTCTTGAAATGCTAGCAAAAGACCGCAAACCAGTATCATTGACAACTGCTTCACTacacagcagaagaaaaaaattgccTGGGTGTTTCTTGACTTTCACTGTGAAAAACCATCATTGCTACCCACCACTGAGAGAAGTTCTATAGCAGGTGTTATGCAATATGCTAGTGTGtttctcaaagttttgtactggggacccctttcacacagcaaacctctgagggCGATCtcccctcccttataaattaaaaacacttgtttatatatttaacaccattataaatgctggacgcaaagtggggtttagggtggagagtgatagcttgcaaccccccatgcAATAACCTCACgtccccctgtttgagaacccctgtaataTGCATTATTGCAGACTAGAGGACCATAGTGGTCCCTTTTAGTAATTAAGAGATTTATTAAGAGATCACAGTACAGAGACCACTTTGAAATAATGTATGTGTGCCTGGGGCATTTTGTATAACCATAGCATAcacaaatacatgaaaagatgaacTAACACCCTAGGATACAGCtttatttagctcagacactttATAGCCACTTCCTTTTACTCTACCATGGAACAGCATTAATCTAGTTGTTAGATCAGGGGATTGTGTGCTATAACTTTTGAGTTCTTTATATGGCTCTGTCACTTACTCCCTGTGTGAGCTGGGGCAAATCACAATCTCTCTGTAAAatggtgtggaagcagagaaagaactgacaggaaggggattgcaatgcatgacagtttgttagcaagagtcaggctaactgtaaccctaataacgtgagatttgaagaagtgaggaatgtgtgaggcaagtgggaaagaatggtgtgagaagttgttgcgatcttgtgtagataatgtgcaaacaatatggaatgtagactgtcTACATTAATGAGAAAAACAAGATATTAGAATGACTTATGTAAACACAAAATGCTGCGGTTGCTTTTCATTGtctaacaaaaggtataaatgcttgctgtaattgtttacctgagaagagacctg
This genomic window contains:
- the LOC135975926 gene encoding uncharacterized protein LOC135975926, whose product is MQSSPAVMAVQSVNRKRAPAWTDREVLDLIAVWGDESVLSELRSKRRNAKIYDKISKDMAERGYSRDATQCRVKIKELRQGYQKTKEANGRSGSHPQTSRFYEALHSILGAAATTTPPVTVDSEDGVVSTAGSSDTLGDVEDEEGDEEGEAVGSAHNADFPDSQDLFITLTEIPYEASPAVTPDTESGEGSATPSVTVSQPSLESHSQRLARIRRRKRRTREDMFSELMACSQAQAAQQTQWRENLTRMHQANMDREERWRQEDQQATQTLLGLLREQTDTLRRLVDVLQERRQEDRAPLQSIYNRPPLPPSPIPTSPKVQRRRGGRVPANSHSTPAESSRAFCY